A section of the bacterium genome encodes:
- a CDS encoding acyl-CoA carboxylase subunit beta, which yields MANLKELSESLREKREKVRQMGGTEEVARQHKAGKLTARERVDLLFDKGTFVELGILGHHQSQHPSMEGKYTPADGCITGYGKVQGRLVACAAYDFTVMAGSIGYTQERKVDRLRELAIREKIPFVWLLDSAGARIQELAGSQFAESGKMFYDQVKMSGFVPQVAAMMGPCAAGTAYVPALADFVPMVRGTSSMALAGPPLVKVVIGEDITMEDLGGSKVHCEVSGVGDLEAADDKACIQAIKEYLSYFPSNCEERPPLSTGAGGEGFGYDEDIPDDRVDESILNILPDSPKKPYDMKAVIQKVVDHGRFFEIKPGFAKTIVVGLARVCGKPVGIVANQPMVMGGVLDVDSADKAARFINLCDAFNIPLLFLQDVPGFMVGSKVEKQGIIRHGAKMLYAVSRASVPKLTVVIRKAYGAGYYVMCGKGYEPDGIVAWPSGEISLMGAEGAVNIIFRKAIEESDNPEETRKQLVEMFQKEISLEKAAGAAYIDDIIDPRETKRWIVRTLELAQNKATPWPKKRHGVAPV from the coding sequence ACGGAGGAGGTGGCCCGACAGCACAAGGCCGGGAAGCTCACCGCCCGCGAGCGGGTCGACCTCCTCTTTGACAAGGGGACCTTCGTCGAGTTGGGGATTTTGGGGCACCATCAATCACAGCACCCCTCCATGGAAGGCAAGTACACCCCCGCCGACGGCTGCATCACCGGCTACGGCAAGGTTCAGGGCCGGCTCGTCGCTTGCGCCGCCTATGACTTTACGGTCATGGCCGGCTCGATCGGTTACACGCAGGAACGCAAGGTCGATCGTCTCCGCGAATTGGCGATCCGGGAGAAAATTCCCTTTGTTTGGCTTCTCGATTCGGCAGGGGCCCGAATCCAGGAGCTCGCGGGCTCGCAATTCGCCGAGAGCGGCAAGATGTTCTACGACCAGGTCAAGATGAGCGGGTTCGTCCCGCAGGTGGCCGCCATGATGGGGCCTTGCGCCGCGGGCACCGCCTACGTTCCCGCCCTCGCCGACTTTGTGCCCATGGTGAGGGGGACGAGTTCGATGGCGCTGGCCGGGCCTCCGCTCGTGAAGGTCGTCATCGGAGAGGACATCACGATGGAGGACCTGGGCGGCTCGAAGGTGCATTGCGAGGTGAGCGGCGTCGGCGACCTGGAAGCGGCCGACGACAAGGCGTGCATCCAGGCGATCAAGGAATATCTGAGCTATTTCCCGTCGAATTGCGAGGAAAGGCCGCCGCTCTCAACCGGCGCCGGAGGCGAAGGCTTCGGTTACGATGAGGACATCCCCGACGACCGCGTGGATGAATCCATTCTGAACATCCTGCCCGACAGCCCCAAGAAGCCTTACGACATGAAGGCCGTCATCCAGAAGGTCGTCGACCATGGCCGGTTCTTCGAGATCAAACCAGGCTTCGCGAAAACCATCGTCGTGGGATTGGCGCGCGTCTGCGGCAAACCGGTGGGCATCGTCGCCAACCAGCCGATGGTGATGGGCGGCGTCCTCGACGTCGATTCCGCCGACAAGGCCGCGCGCTTCATCAATCTCTGCGACGCCTTCAACATCCCGCTGCTCTTTCTCCAAGACGTGCCGGGATTCATGGTCGGTTCCAAGGTGGAGAAGCAGGGCATCATTAGACACGGCGCCAAAATGCTTTACGCCGTGTCGCGCGCGAGCGTCCCCAAGCTGACGGTCGTGATCCGAAAGGCCTACGGGGCGGGCTATTACGTGATGTGCGGCAAGGGCTACGAGCCCGACGGCATCGTCGCCTGGCCCTCGGGCGAGATCTCGCTCATGGGGGCGGAGGGAGCGGTGAACATCATCTTCCGGAAGGCGATCGAGGAATCGGACAACCCCGAAGAGACGAGGAAGCAATTGGTGGAGATGTTTCAGAAGGAGATCAGCCTGGAGAAGGCGGCGGGGGCGGCCTACATCGACGACATCATCGACCCGAGGGAGACCAAGCGGTGGATCGTCAGGACATTGGAACTCGCGCAAAACAAGGCCACCCCATGGCCCAAGAAGCGCCATGGGGTGGCTCCGGTTTGA